In Triticum aestivum cultivar Chinese Spring chromosome 5B, IWGSC CS RefSeq v2.1, whole genome shotgun sequence, the following proteins share a genomic window:
- the LOC123114150 gene encoding uncharacterized protein, protein MDLPQRAMLGGAVLPADCLLDRRVRTDFNDDDENDLIALQPFEILRCVEKTAVGFSPEMQGYATEVVQSLHLGVHLASGPPGLSCLGLRGGSPLTKVEAVDQGIIVLTTTFLHDFSRIVYLVYDADNGSLHMAPAPEDPSWLFMGLTVRLLIVRPSYGHYTLALLGKLDGEAEGDAHALLVWQPGSSSLPPWSKIKAVGVKSHIGKSSLQADCTFSASGMSCWADLLRGVTFCNSGGLFTTGLHNKQHILKFGFFPLPQELVEKSKDHRRSNSRVARPEAYRTMGTTLQTWWRKFPPFYNVRFVSIDGFLEPIDLKDRTVTVWWLCQKGLEWKLEYKISLEALWEFNGFGDLPRNLTPMYPLLSRNDHEIVYFALGEWRENQSNWLFIPTCARYLLAINPQHKTVVASVCLADYFGNPTIPPDIISSDFQRHIHTVSLDLHIMLMETMKQMSLTSLDPAEYDEEEAKKLMKEEPWTWQEKLKEQDRPLPLPLPARYYRQPSLARLIGNADTILKLSD, encoded by the exons ATGGATCTGCCGCAAAGGGCCATGTTGGGTGGCGCTGTCTTGCCGGCCGACTGCCTGCTGGACCGCCGCGTCCGCACGGACTTTAACGACGATGATGAGAATGATCTGATCGCGCTGCAGCCATTCGAGATACTCAGGTGCGTGGAGAAGACGGCGGTGGGGTTCTCTCCTGAGATGCAGGGCTATGCCACTGAGGTAGTTCAGAGCTTACACCTTGGTGTGCATCTCGCCAGCGGACCGCCAGGTCTATCTTGTCTCGGCCTCCGAGGCGGCAGCCCATTGACCAAGGTCGAAGCCGTTGATCAAGGCATCATCGTCCTCACCACGACATTTCTGCATGACTTTAGCCGCATTGTATATCTGGTTTATGATGCCGACAACGGATCACTGCACATGGCCCCTGCGCCGGAAGACCCCTCATGGCTATTCATGGGTCTCACTGTTCGCCTTCTCATTGTGCGCCCCAGTTATGGCCACTACACGCTGGCCCTATTGGGGAAGCTGGATGGAGAGGCAGAGGGGGATGCCCATGCCCTCTTGGTTTGGCAGCCCGGCTCCTCGTCCTTGCCACCGTGGTCCAAGATCAAGGCAGTTGGCGTTAAATCACACATCGGCAAGAGCTCGTTGCAAGCTGACTGCACCTTTTCAGCCAGTGGCATGAGCTGCTGGGCGGATCTTCTGAGGGGCGTCACCTTCTGCAACTCCGGCGGCCTCTTCACTACAGGGCTCCACAATAAACAACACATTCTCAAGTTTGGCTTCTTTCCCCTGCCCCAAGAGTTGGTTGAAAAGTCCAAGGATCATCGACGTAGCAACAGCCGAGTGGCGAGGCCAGAAGCCTACCGCACCATGGGCACCACCCTCCAAACTTGGTGGCGTAAATTCCCCCCGTTCTACAATGTCAGGTTTGTCTCCATCGATGGCTTCCTTGAGCCCATCGATCTCAAGGACCGCACCGTAACTGTGTGGTGGCTGTGCCAAAAAGGGCTCGAGTGGAAGCTGGAGTACAAGATCAGCCTCGAGGCTCTGTGGGAATTCAATGGATTTGGCGATCTGCCAAGGAATTTAACTCCAATGTACCCCCTCCTCAGCCGAAATGATCATGAGATTGTTTATTTTGCACTTGGTGAATGGCGTGAAAACCAGAGCAACTGGTTGTTCATCCCGACATGTGCGCGATATTTACTTGCCATCAACCCACAGCACAAGACCGTAGTTGCCTCTGTGTGTCTCGCTGACTATTTTGGAAATCCTACCATCCCTCCTGACATCATCAGCTCTGATTTCCAGCGGCACATCCATACCGTGAGTCTGGATCTTCACATAATGTTGATGGAAACGATGAAGCAGATGTCATTGACATCGTTGGACCCTGCTGAATATGATGAAGAGGAGGCTAAGAAGCTGATGAAGGAGGAGCCATGGACCTGGCAAGAAAAACTGAAGGAACAAGACaggcctcttcctcttcctcttccagcTCGGTACTACAGGCAGCCTTCTTTGGCTAGACTCATAG GCAATGCAGATACCATTCTGAAGCTATCAGATTGA